In Drosophila subpulchrella strain 33 F10 #4 breed RU33 chromosome 3R, RU_Dsub_v1.1 Primary Assembly, whole genome shotgun sequence, the following are encoded in one genomic region:
- the LOC119548079 gene encoding transcription intermediary factor 1-alpha isoform X2, which yields MDMDLEQLKNDFLPLIAGIKQEQLDAVPTDVLPQMSTPSTATTSSLSSSSLSLSNPCDSAEKRSESNSSASAKFTLFKCVYCAQLLGSNDRPKLLECLHVACAQCVSTKFSELDRSLPPLIHCPVCDNASQQEFIVDNQFLIEQCTAGDGGDGVGLMGLTGEGQKTSAATSIQCSSCSDGAVATSWCVDCSEYICDSCVQAHQRLKITKDHTIKPKDEANNEQLAGAAGVDKLHMCQLHTQEKLSLFCETCDKLTCRDCQLSDHRDHKYKFAHEIATESRQALSTLVSEINYKRFLLSSATKVIDDRQQLIHDKKKDLIKEITAMAVKITNTVNTRGKQLIMRLNEVCDSKLKVLVEKKETLQLLSDNTDHCIDFMQNALEKGSDFAILSSKKSLVRHLQKLKCQRADIPNPEIPVRIQVQLNQVSDLQKVISQLGIIIVDGKPYPPTPSPNGTPQPQHPPRQPPSPNMAPPLRPGLPPGMPAGLSPNGPPVNFGPQNGPPLYSNAAQQQFNNLSMSRSFPGDGPGKVRFGGMPPVGMQRHGQPHVSSSTHPQNMDISLRGLLNNQAAQSPNAHMAFNGPPSYPGGPQGAPAPAHQSMGPQMRPHFMPGQQGFSQGGGPGGGPRDANFMNSNARFQSQYQRMANHAQQQAAAAAAMAGAAGGGGGQIPSPGALQRPPMMSNPMQNVSAMQNSLGFHGSQAGFNAGPPQTSPQLGGGGMHSLAKWHIPQSAQQSNMCSQQGPLLPFANGRQTSENFKISLKSPNTLKNSTPPSLGGGGAGHPGLGNGSSSAQLNAAALGLGPAVSILSNVTSTNPKTPSPSTHENTKDFTEPIDKVRDDSINDLIATIAKLDSNGVQVLPEGRTKTTSPQVHSSTDLSNTQEVNNKNEQKDDPNEDWCAVCLDGGELMCCDKCPKVFHQNCHIPAISSLPDESESWQCLLCVNLKELTKTEGSEKGSSGELRPLELRILQRICLELYCQYEQSLNFREPESPANTSYYEIVSSPMSLDVIRTRLDPSSPNHYKDIAGFVSDVRLIFSNTYLFYQDTKTYSNAKYLENFFEEQLAKWLPQFEDSKHLGKGSSSNSPALLGVNATGSPSPIENGRKSCGSASLGDSDSGCLPAKRARRSGHE from the exons TCGGAGTCAAACTCATCGGCATCGGCCAAGTTCACCCTGTTCAAGTGTGTCTACTGCGCCCAGCTCCTCGGATCCAACGATCGTCCCAAGCTCCTCGAATGCCTCCACGTGGCCTGTGCCCAGTGCGTGAGCACCAAGTTTTCGGAGCTGGACCGCTCACTCCCGCCACTGATCCATTGCCCGGTGTGCGACAATGCCTCACAGCAAGAGTTCATCGTGGACAACCAGTTCCTGATTGAGCAGTGTACCGCCGGTGACGGTGGTGATGGGGTCGGTCTCATGGGCTTGACCGGCGAGGGTCAGAAAACTTCTGCCGCGACGAGCATCCAATGCAGCAGCTGCTCCGATGGGGCGGTGGCCACCTCGTGGTGCGTTGACTGCTCGGAGTACATTTGCGACAGTTGTGTGCAGGCCCATCAGCGCCTGAAGATCACCAAGGATCACACAATCAAGCCCAaggacgaggccaacaacgaGCAGCTGGCCGGAGCTGCTGGGGTGGACAAACTGCACATGTGCCAGTTGCATACACAGGAGAAGCTATCGCTCTTTTGCGAGACCTGTGACAAGCTCACCTGCCGCGATTGCCAGCTCAGCGATCATCGGGATCACAAATACAAGTTCGCCCACGAGATCGCCACGGAGTCGCGCCAGGCGCTGTCCACACTCGTCTCCGAGATCAACTACAAGCGGTTCCTTCTCTCCTCGGCCACCAAGGTGATCGATGACCGCCAGCAGCTGATCCACGATAAGAAGAAGGACCTGATTAAGGAGATCACAGCCATGGCGGTGAAGATTACCAATACGGTCAATACCCGTGGCAAGCAGCTCATTATGCGATTAAACGAAGTGTGCGACAGCAAACTGAAGGTGCTGGTGGAGAAGAAGGAGACGCTGCAGCTGCTGTCCGACAATACGGACCACTGCATCGACTTCATGCAGAATGCCCTGGAGAAGGGCAGCGACTTCGCGATCCTCTCGAGCAAGAAGTCGCTGGTGCGTCACCTGCAGAAGCTCAAGTGCCAACGGGCGGATATTCCCAATCCAGAGATCCCGGTGCGCATTCAGGTTCAGCTCAACCAGGTCTCCGACCTGCAGAAGGTAATCTCGCAGTTGGGCATCATCATCGTGGACGGCAAACCATATCCGCCCACGCCCTCGCCCAACGGAACCCCACAGCCGCAGCACCCACCGCGCCAGCCGCCCAGCCCGAACATGGCCCCACCGCTGCGGCCCGGACTTCCGCCCGGAATGCCAGCCGGCCTCTCGCCAAATGGACCGCCCGTCAACTTTGGACCCCAGAACGGACCGCCGCTCTACAGCAACGCAGCCCAGCAGCAGTTCAACAATCTGTCCATGAGTCGCTCCTTTCCGGGCGATGGGCCAGGTAAGG TTCGCTTCGGGGGAATGCCGCCAGTGGGCATGCAGCGACACGGCCAGCCGCACGTGAGCTCCTCCACGCATCCGCAAAACATGG ACATCAGCCTGCGGGGCCTGCTGAACAACCAGGCGGCGCAGAGCCCCAACGCCCACATGGCATTCAACGGACCGCCCAGCTATCCGGGCGGGCCGCAAGGAGCACCGGCGCCGGCCCATCAGTCGATGGGCCCCCAGATGCGACCGCATTTCATGCCCGGCCAGCAGGGTTTCTCCCAGGGCGGTGGTCCAGGCGGCGGACCGCGGGACGCCAACTTCATGAACAGCAACGCGCGCTTCCAGTCGCAGTATCAGCGCATGGCCAACCACGCCCAGCAacaggcggcggcggcagcggccaTGGCCGGAGCGGCGGGGGGCGGCGGCGGACAGATCCCCTCGCCGGGTGCACTGCAGCGTCCCCCAATGATGTCGAATCCCATGCAGAATGTGAGTGCCATGCAAAAT TCGTTGGGGTTTCATGGGAGCCAGGCTGGCTTTAATGCCGGCCCACCGCAGACCTCCCCGCAGTTAGGCGGCGGAGGCATGCACAGCCTGGCCAAGTGGCACATCCCGCAATCCGCGCAACAGTCGAACA TGTGTTCACAGCAGGGTCCCCTTTTGCCTTTTGCGAATGGCCGCCAGACatcggaaaattttaaaatctcaCTCAAATCTCCAAACACGCTCAAGAACAGCACCCCGCCCAGCCTGGGGGGCGGTGGTGCAGGTCACCCGGGCCTCGGAAACGGCTCCTCCAGTGCCCAACTGAACGCAGCTGCCCTGGGATTGGGGCCAGCTGTTTCGATACTCTCAAATGTCACCTCGACGAATCCAAAGACGCCCAGTCCCAGCACCCATGAG AACACCAAGGACTTCACCGAACCCATAGACAAGGTGCGCGATGACTCGATCAACGATCTGATTGCCACCATAGCCAAGTTGGACTCGAATGGGGTGCAGGTGCTGCCAGAGGGTCGCACCAAGACCACCTCACCACAGGTTCATAGCTCCACGGATCTGTCGAACACGCAGGAAG ttaataataaaaacgaaCAAAAAGATGATCCCAACGAGGACTGGTGCGCCGTCTGCCTGGACGGAGGTGAGCTGATGTGCTGCGACAAGTGCCCCAAGGTATTCCACCAGAACTGTCACATCCCCGCGATCAGCTCGCTGCCGGACGAGAGCGAGAGCTGGCAATGCCTGCTGTGCGTCAATCTCAAGGAGCTGACCAAGACGGAGGGCAGTGAGAAGGGCTCCTCCGGCGAGCTCAGACCCCTGGAGCTGCGCATCCTGCAGCGCATTTGCCTGGAGCTGTACTGCCAGTACGAGCAGAGCCTCAACTTCCGGGAGCCGGAGTCGCCAGCCAATACATCCTACTATGAGATTGTGTCCAG TCCCATGTCGCTGGATGTGATTCGCACCCGCCTGGATCCCTCCAGCCCCAATCACTACAAGGACATTGCCGGCTTCGTGTCCGACGTACGTTTAATCTTCTCCAACACATACCTCTTCTATCAG GACACGAAAACATACTCCAATGCCAAATACTTGGAGAACTTCTTCGAGGAGCAGCTGGCCAAGTGGCTGCCGCAGTTCGAGGACAGCAAGCATCTTGGCAAGGGCAGCAGCTCCAACTCACCGGCGCTGTTGGGTGTGAATGCGACTGGCTCGCCGTCGCCCATAGAGAATGGACGAAAGAGCTGCGGCTCCGCATCGCTGGGTGACAGCGATTCTGGCTGCTTGCCGGCCAAGAGGGCGCGACGGTCGGGGCATGAATAG
- the LOC119548079 gene encoding transcription intermediary factor 1-alpha isoform X5, which translates to MDMDLEQLKNDFLPLIAGIKQEQLDAVPTDVLPQMSTPSTATTSSLSSSSLSLSNPCDSAEKRSESNSSASAKFTLFKCVYCAQLLGSNDRPKLLECLHVACAQCVSTKFSELDRSLPPLIHCPVCDNASQQEFIVDNQFLIEQCTAGDGGDGVGLMGLTGEGQKTSAATSIQCSSCSDGAVATSWCVDCSEYICDSCVQAHQRLKITKDHTIKPKDEANNEQLAGAAGVDKLHMCQLHTQEKLSLFCETCDKLTCRDCQLSDHRDHKYKFAHEIATESRQALSTLVSEINYKRFLLSSATKVIDDRQQLIHDKKKDLIKEITAMAVKITNTVNTRGKQLIMRLNEVCDSKLKVLVEKKETLQLLSDNTDHCIDFMQNALEKGSDFAILSSKKSLVRHLQKLKCQRADIPNPEIPVRIQVQLNQVSDLQKVISQLGIIIVDGKPYPPTPSPNGTPQPQHPPRQPPSPNMAPPLRPGLPPGMPAGLSPNGPPVNFGPQNGPPLYSNAAQQQFNNLSMSRSFPGDGPVRFGGMPPVGMQRHGQPHVSSSTHPQNMDISLRGLLNNQAAQSPNAHMAFNGPPSYPGGPQGAPAPAHQSMGPQMRPHFMPGQQGFSQGGGPGGGPRDANFMNSNARFQSQYQRMANHAQQQAAAAAAMAGAAGGGGGQIPSPGALQRPPMMSNPMQNVSAMQNSLGFHGSQAGFNAGPPQTSPQLGGGGMHSLAKWHIPQSAQQSNMCSQQGPLLPFANGRQTSENFKISLKSPNTLKNSTPPSLGGGGAGHPGLGNGSSSAQLNAAALGLGPAVSILSNVTSTNPKTPSPSTHENTKDFTEPIDKVRDDSINDLIATIAKLDSNGVQVLPEGRTKTTSPQVHSSTDLSNTQEDDPNEDWCAVCLDGGELMCCDKCPKVFHQNCHIPAISSLPDESESWQCLLCVNLKELTKTEGSEKGSSGELRPLELRILQRICLELYCQYEQSLNFREPESPANTSYYEIVSSPMSLDVIRTRLDPSSPNHYKDIAGFVSDVRLIFSNTYLFYQDTKTYSNAKYLENFFEEQLAKWLPQFEDSKHLGKGSSSNSPALLGVNATGSPSPIENGRKSCGSASLGDSDSGCLPAKRARRSGHE; encoded by the exons TCGGAGTCAAACTCATCGGCATCGGCCAAGTTCACCCTGTTCAAGTGTGTCTACTGCGCCCAGCTCCTCGGATCCAACGATCGTCCCAAGCTCCTCGAATGCCTCCACGTGGCCTGTGCCCAGTGCGTGAGCACCAAGTTTTCGGAGCTGGACCGCTCACTCCCGCCACTGATCCATTGCCCGGTGTGCGACAATGCCTCACAGCAAGAGTTCATCGTGGACAACCAGTTCCTGATTGAGCAGTGTACCGCCGGTGACGGTGGTGATGGGGTCGGTCTCATGGGCTTGACCGGCGAGGGTCAGAAAACTTCTGCCGCGACGAGCATCCAATGCAGCAGCTGCTCCGATGGGGCGGTGGCCACCTCGTGGTGCGTTGACTGCTCGGAGTACATTTGCGACAGTTGTGTGCAGGCCCATCAGCGCCTGAAGATCACCAAGGATCACACAATCAAGCCCAaggacgaggccaacaacgaGCAGCTGGCCGGAGCTGCTGGGGTGGACAAACTGCACATGTGCCAGTTGCATACACAGGAGAAGCTATCGCTCTTTTGCGAGACCTGTGACAAGCTCACCTGCCGCGATTGCCAGCTCAGCGATCATCGGGATCACAAATACAAGTTCGCCCACGAGATCGCCACGGAGTCGCGCCAGGCGCTGTCCACACTCGTCTCCGAGATCAACTACAAGCGGTTCCTTCTCTCCTCGGCCACCAAGGTGATCGATGACCGCCAGCAGCTGATCCACGATAAGAAGAAGGACCTGATTAAGGAGATCACAGCCATGGCGGTGAAGATTACCAATACGGTCAATACCCGTGGCAAGCAGCTCATTATGCGATTAAACGAAGTGTGCGACAGCAAACTGAAGGTGCTGGTGGAGAAGAAGGAGACGCTGCAGCTGCTGTCCGACAATACGGACCACTGCATCGACTTCATGCAGAATGCCCTGGAGAAGGGCAGCGACTTCGCGATCCTCTCGAGCAAGAAGTCGCTGGTGCGTCACCTGCAGAAGCTCAAGTGCCAACGGGCGGATATTCCCAATCCAGAGATCCCGGTGCGCATTCAGGTTCAGCTCAACCAGGTCTCCGACCTGCAGAAGGTAATCTCGCAGTTGGGCATCATCATCGTGGACGGCAAACCATATCCGCCCACGCCCTCGCCCAACGGAACCCCACAGCCGCAGCACCCACCGCGCCAGCCGCCCAGCCCGAACATGGCCCCACCGCTGCGGCCCGGACTTCCGCCCGGAATGCCAGCCGGCCTCTCGCCAAATGGACCGCCCGTCAACTTTGGACCCCAGAACGGACCGCCGCTCTACAGCAACGCAGCCCAGCAGCAGTTCAACAATCTGTCCATGAGTCGCTCCTTTCCGGGCGATGGGCCAG TTCGCTTCGGGGGAATGCCGCCAGTGGGCATGCAGCGACACGGCCAGCCGCACGTGAGCTCCTCCACGCATCCGCAAAACATGG ACATCAGCCTGCGGGGCCTGCTGAACAACCAGGCGGCGCAGAGCCCCAACGCCCACATGGCATTCAACGGACCGCCCAGCTATCCGGGCGGGCCGCAAGGAGCACCGGCGCCGGCCCATCAGTCGATGGGCCCCCAGATGCGACCGCATTTCATGCCCGGCCAGCAGGGTTTCTCCCAGGGCGGTGGTCCAGGCGGCGGACCGCGGGACGCCAACTTCATGAACAGCAACGCGCGCTTCCAGTCGCAGTATCAGCGCATGGCCAACCACGCCCAGCAacaggcggcggcggcagcggccaTGGCCGGAGCGGCGGGGGGCGGCGGCGGACAGATCCCCTCGCCGGGTGCACTGCAGCGTCCCCCAATGATGTCGAATCCCATGCAGAATGTGAGTGCCATGCAAAAT TCGTTGGGGTTTCATGGGAGCCAGGCTGGCTTTAATGCCGGCCCACCGCAGACCTCCCCGCAGTTAGGCGGCGGAGGCATGCACAGCCTGGCCAAGTGGCACATCCCGCAATCCGCGCAACAGTCGAACA TGTGTTCACAGCAGGGTCCCCTTTTGCCTTTTGCGAATGGCCGCCAGACatcggaaaattttaaaatctcaCTCAAATCTCCAAACACGCTCAAGAACAGCACCCCGCCCAGCCTGGGGGGCGGTGGTGCAGGTCACCCGGGCCTCGGAAACGGCTCCTCCAGTGCCCAACTGAACGCAGCTGCCCTGGGATTGGGGCCAGCTGTTTCGATACTCTCAAATGTCACCTCGACGAATCCAAAGACGCCCAGTCCCAGCACCCATGAG AACACCAAGGACTTCACCGAACCCATAGACAAGGTGCGCGATGACTCGATCAACGATCTGATTGCCACCATAGCCAAGTTGGACTCGAATGGGGTGCAGGTGCTGCCAGAGGGTCGCACCAAGACCACCTCACCACAGGTTCATAGCTCCACGGATCTGTCGAACACGCAGGAAG ATGATCCCAACGAGGACTGGTGCGCCGTCTGCCTGGACGGAGGTGAGCTGATGTGCTGCGACAAGTGCCCCAAGGTATTCCACCAGAACTGTCACATCCCCGCGATCAGCTCGCTGCCGGACGAGAGCGAGAGCTGGCAATGCCTGCTGTGCGTCAATCTCAAGGAGCTGACCAAGACGGAGGGCAGTGAGAAGGGCTCCTCCGGCGAGCTCAGACCCCTGGAGCTGCGCATCCTGCAGCGCATTTGCCTGGAGCTGTACTGCCAGTACGAGCAGAGCCTCAACTTCCGGGAGCCGGAGTCGCCAGCCAATACATCCTACTATGAGATTGTGTCCAG TCCCATGTCGCTGGATGTGATTCGCACCCGCCTGGATCCCTCCAGCCCCAATCACTACAAGGACATTGCCGGCTTCGTGTCCGACGTACGTTTAATCTTCTCCAACACATACCTCTTCTATCAG GACACGAAAACATACTCCAATGCCAAATACTTGGAGAACTTCTTCGAGGAGCAGCTGGCCAAGTGGCTGCCGCAGTTCGAGGACAGCAAGCATCTTGGCAAGGGCAGCAGCTCCAACTCACCGGCGCTGTTGGGTGTGAATGCGACTGGCTCGCCGTCGCCCATAGAGAATGGACGAAAGAGCTGCGGCTCCGCATCGCTGGGTGACAGCGATTCTGGCTGCTTGCCGGCCAAGAGGGCGCGACGGTCGGGGCATGAATAG